The DNA sequence gataatgaatcattatatatataaatatatatatataagcctcCCTCCATCCATCCGGGCACacgcccattttttttttttttttttttcccttccatcCCATACTATGCACACgcgtttttcccttttttttttttttttttttttttttttttttaaattaaccctaacctaaaatcgaaactttccaaggaattattatttttttttttcatctaataaaatttaagatctcctaaattccaacaataaaatcaaaatcttaaaatttttattattttgatattaaaacgaattaaaaataaaataatctaaccctaatctagatttggggttttccaaaaaatatatctaatgtgtttgaaattaatcaatgaatctaaaataataatctaggggttagaaacttacctatagaggtttgttcttcaaaccttgaaatctgacCTCAACTTCACGTTCTCTGGAAACTCTCTGCGAATAGGAATACGATTcaaaaaagaatggaaagaataaaatttctaatttatacctagggtatttattcgtaaaattacccttttacccctcttcctttttattaaattaattaattaattaatttaatatcattattaagaattcctaaattaccctttaaaagaaaacttgggcgttacaatatatatatatatatatatatatatatatatatatatatataaattacataattttttttttcatttttaatatgtcTTCATATAGTTAAATACAATTTCTTTtaccattttcaatatattttattattttcatatttaaatattatatatattttgtttaataaattttaatattactacttttatataaaaatgaataaatattattaatttttaattatatattttaaatatttaaaaattttaataaaatataaattatatatttataatgtcatCGGTTCGATCATCGATCCGACCAATAAACtgtgaaccgataacttttccgATTCATTGGCTGATCcggttatgaaaatattgaaaacaactACTACTTTATAGAGCCTAGTGAAGGACATTCATCTTTTTGGAGATGTATAAGTTCGGTTTCGAACATAAAAATCCAAGTTTTTAATTGTCAATAAGCTTTTAaagttctaaattatttaaaaaaaaaaaaaaaaaaaaaaactaagctACAAAAATTCCAGGTGtggaaaattggagaaaatatgaaaaagggGAAATTTTCAAGGGTTGTTAGAGGTGCTAGATGCACCAAATTAAGGTGcacaagaatttttttaaaacaccaaTATGGCACATAGAAGGCTTGGTAGGACATGAGcagaaataatttaaagaaagagTTAAGCAAGATGTTTGAAGGGCAAGGTGTATAACCTAATTAAATGGTAAGTGTTGTACTAAATCTATTCAAAAGGTAAATTGCATGAGActtgttttaaaacaaaaggtGCACAACTTGTGCCACTTAATTTGGTGCACCTCTCAATGTAATTGGCACACCTCTCAATTTAATTATACCCTGACTCCAACACCTTAGCATAGTTGTAtcctcaaattttcataataaatgtTTAAGTTTACCATTTAAACAACGAAATACCCCATTTGAATAGAAGCTAATTCCAagtaaatcaaaatatgatttttctaattttatttataactttatggtttttttttttaattttcttcaaaaaaaagttTGTCTAAGTAATatcatcaaatataaaaatcttgaaaaattattttgaatataaccaacttaaaagaaaaaaaaaaacacaaaattcaccactttttatcttaaatttgaaagttttaaaattgatatatttcttATACTTAATGAAATTTCTACACGACTAATATAGTATAAGGGTATATATGAAAACTCTTATTTGAACCATGTTATccatattcttaaaaaaaaaaaaattaatactatatatcattataaaaattaattaatattcaataataataaaataatattgaaaaaaaatatcttcttgtTGTTACCTAATTAATAGAACTAGAAtttctaaacataaaaaatgaattattaacATACTAGATTATGCATGTCGTATCATTATCCATTAATTcacatttcaaattatttataggTTAATGAAGAGTATATCGTCtcgttaattgtttttattgcTAAGCATAGGCTTATATAACATAggaaaaaattcatatatatataagatataatataAAGATATGCTAAGAaaattctctctatatatagaggataaaatacacaaaaactaaagtttttattttattgatagaACAAATAATTCATTTCATTGGAGAGAGTCCTCTAAGAGACACTTCCCTGAGCAGGAATCAACACAACCCTTTTGACCTCTCCTACagctaataaaaaaatgtaaccaAAAAAACTATGAGAagaatggagagagagagagagaaaaaaaaaagaagagttatatatatatatatatatatatatatatatatatatagagagagagagagagagagagagagagagagagagagacttaATTACCAGGTTTCATCATGGTACTGATATTGGAGCACAGATTTAAGGCACAACCGAACTTGCAAAAGTTGTGAGCATTTGGGTTGTTAGATGAAGGGTTGGTGCATTCTTTCAAACAATCAGGAGGGCAAattaaagggtttttttttttcaatgacaATTGTGAAAACGCTCTGAATAACATTTGGTAAAAGATGCTGCAGAAGAATCCCCAATACCAAACTTACCATTACAACTGCCTTTACTCCTCCcaatatataagatttttttgttaatatcttatatattttaataaaataataaataatataatttaaaaaataacaatgtgATAATGTGCAAGTTCAAGTTTGGAGGACTTGTTGTACCTTCAATTTATGCCAACCATggactaatatttttctaaccTAAGCTCAACCCTAATTGTCTAAACCTTATCCATGCTGATCCAAACCCTGGGTTGAAGCCTTATACATCCATATGTAAGAAAACGTTTATTTTGTATTCTAGGCATCTCCTTGTACAAAATTGTAGTCTCGCATTTCATTTACTCTCTCTTAGCCATGAAAGTAAATTTCTATGGCAAAATATCAACTGcaattttagttgaaaatgtagaaaatacgtccaaaaaaaaaaaacctaaaaatgtGAAAAGTTTACTATATTCATAATGCCAATTCTAAAAAATCctctaatttcaaaaatagaaatcttACAATTCATTAAACACAACTCAAATCTAATAGAAAAAATCTTCTATCTTCATATACCTTAAGTGCTTTAAAATCAAAGTATTACACAAAGATTTCTAGTTCTAAGATAAACGTAGCAATGATTTTGAGTTACGAAAGAAGATCTCCAAAGATAGTAATCGAGAAAGTTTCTTGAGTTTGGTGAAAATAATGTCTAATTGAAGAATGTTTTGAGAATTCAAGATAGAATCTATAATTAATGTCTTATTTATTTAGCTAGTACTTGTAACTTGAGTAATAGTGCTACCTAATTGTGGAATCATTTAATTAAATAGGTCACCATGACATGAtttaatgagaaaattttccctatatatatttttattgtgagATATGGGTCCGCTAATTCGATTCCTTTTTCTTATTGACACggacaaaattttaatataaaattaaagtagaACAAGCCAAGCCcgctttaatatttttacaaattttcaaaattttcttcatatcttatccttaattttttgtttagatTGAAGATCAAGTCTCATTCATCCTCCTTCCTTCTCTTTTGTATTCAGATTAAAACCAGGCCACATATTCTCTAACATAAAACTCTATAAATAGCCTTCCCCTCATTCATTTGACAAGCATATTTGAGATAGAGCATACAATTATCATCAAAATGGACTACCCCATTGTTGGCATACTTCTTTTCATCACTCTCTTTAGTCCCTTCACTAAGAGCGAGCCTCCCGAACTTGATAGACCATCCAATGAAACCGAGTTTATTATTCATGGCAATAGTAAGCCTAATTGCAAAGCCGCCGAACCCGCCAAGGGAAAGCAATGGGCAGTCCTAATCGCTGGCTCGACCGATTATGAAAACTATAGGCATCAAGTGcgagtttcttcttcttcttcttcttcttcttctttttttctgtcACATTTCTTACGTATGGTTTTTCAATTGTATTCATAGTCTTACTAATtgatgcttttattttttaggctGATATCTGCCATGCATATCAAATACTGAAGAAAGGAGGACtgaaagatgaaaatatcattGTTTTCATGTATGATGACATTGCTTTCAATGTAGAAAACCCTAGGCCTGGTGTTATAATCAACCAACCGGGGGGAGACGATGTTTATGAAGGAGTTCCAAAGGTCTTTTTCTACTAATTAGGTTCATTGCTTTAACAATTAGCTGATAATTATGAGGCAATCTTATGTATGGGATTTGTTTTGTTCCAGGATTACACTCAATCTGCCGCCACTGTGGCCAACGTTTTTGCTGTTTTACTTGGAAACAAGACCGCTGTCCAAGGAGGTAGCGGCAAGGTTCTAGACAGCGGTCCTGATGACCATGTTTTCATATACTACGCTGACCATGGCGCCACAGGGATTATCGGTGAGTAGAGGCTGAGGAAAAACTACGttgaaaatgattatattagGGTTTATTGggcaatgttttttaaaaccattctaaaaaatagtttttaaaaacagtttttggttgTATCTTGGTTAGAAAcgcaaatatgaaaaacaatgatTCCTATATcgatcattcttcatatttttaattatttttataaaaacaacttaaaatgtctcaattcttttttcaaaaaacttatcaaaaaattgttttatgttctaAAAGCTAGAATATTGTTTCAAGAACAACGGCTAAATAGACCCTTATTCAGAGTCTCGTAATATTGTAAGTTATTATGCAAgtaacaaaagtttatttaaacatatataatattacaattttcTTGTAATCTAACAAGAACTTCTATCCTTTCCTACATTTAATCGACAATCATGCCCTTTGATGCCATGGAACTAAAAGGTTGAGCATTCATATGTGCAATCGTATTGCAAATTTTTTAGGCATGACTGATGGTTTAATCTATGCGAAGGATCTCATCAATGTGTTGAAGAAGAAGCACGAGGCTAAAGCCTACAAAACCATGGTACTTAATCATACATAACTTgctgttaatttatttttattgctaCTTGTTCACAATTTATAGCCCGATTGGGAGTGATTTTGAGAGAGGTTAAACGTGCTTTCTAATGCTTGAAAAGGGTTcttttataaaacttaaatgtttggtaaattttttaaaatcgcacttaaaaatttaaagaatcaCTAGAAGTGATTCCTTGAGGATCAGCACttgataagtaattttttttttttttttaaaaaaaaaaaaacagttttggttaaattcatttttagcattttttttttttttttagtttatattcaATTACTAAGAGattcttttttaaaagtgtCAATCATGAAAGAGTTTTACCTAAGGTCACTCCCAAACAGGctcttaatttatatatatatatatatatatatatgtaacgTTATATCATCTTTTGAATAGTGTTTTTACATGAACTTTCAGGTAATCTACATTGAAGCATGCGAGGCAGGGAGTATGTTTCAAGGCCTCCTTCCGAATAACTGGGATATATATGCAACCACAGCAGCTAATGCTGAAGAGAATAGCTATGGAACATATTGTCCCGATGATTATCCTTCTGCTCCCTCAGAATATGATACCTGTTTGGGGGATACATACAGTGTTGCCTGGTTGGAGGACAGGTACTGCTATACATTCACTCCTTTTGTATTCATATATCTGATTTTTTGGGTAATTAGGCATACTAATCGCCTATCCCTTTGTGTTTTATTTGCAGTGAAATGCATGATCTTCGCTTTGAAACCCTAGAGAAGCAATATAAGACGGTAAACTTTTCGAATCTTGAATTTTATATCAAACTAGAAATTGTGGTAGCACTACTACTCCATATTCAATATGAACTCCAAACTTCTTCGGGAACCTTACATTTGattattggaaaatttgagagaaaacacggcgaaaaaaaaaaaagaaaaaacataaaaagtaatttaaaaaccATCTTTACATACTTATTCAaactaatttcatttatttttctacttttatagattaaataattttaaaaatatataaatttctaaccaattttaattatattaaatttttgtttatttttttataacatgagaaaatgattttccttaataattttttccctttctttgaTACTTTTATAGAACTAAATATAGTATAAATTGTTTACAAAGGAGCAGATCCCATTGGTAAAACTTATAATTACATGGGTTATCGATACTTTTCGTGAAATTATGACGATTAGTCTCAAGGGTTTAGCGGGTTTtgattgtaattaattagtaccctttaatataaattgtaTGAAAATAATGCATGCCCTAGTTGGAATAGCATGTTATGATCACTGCATTTGCAGATTAGAAGAAGGGTATTTACTCAGGATCTGGATTTTAACTCCCATGTCACTCAATATGGGGATATGAAGCTGAGCAAGG is a window from the Vitis riparia cultivar Riparia Gloire de Montpellier isolate 1030 chromosome 9, EGFV_Vit.rip_1.0, whole genome shotgun sequence genome containing:
- the LOC117921936 gene encoding vacuolar-processing enzyme-like, yielding MDYPIVGILLFITLFSPFTKSEPPELDRPSNETEFIIHGNSKPNCKAAEPAKGKQWAVLIAGSTDYENYRHQADICHAYQILKKGGLKDENIIVFMYDDIAFNVENPRPGVIINQPGGDDVYEGVPKDYTQSAATVANVFAVLLGNKTAVQGGSGKVLDSGPDDHVFIYYADHGATGIIGMTDGLIYAKDLINVLKKKHEAKAYKTMVIYIEACEAGSMFQGLLPNNWDIYATTAANAEENSYGTYCPDDYPSAPSEYDTCLGDTYSVAWLEDSEMHDLRFETLEKQYKTIRRRVFTQDLDFNSHVTQYGDMKLSKEFLFTYMGTNSDNDNYTSMANSKPSGFSSASQYDAELLHFWYKFHRAPEGSTRKLEAQKELHSKISHRMHVDHSMKEIGKLILGSENSTMMLLKTVRPSDQPVVDDWDCYKMLVKTYEEHCGSLSRYGLKYTRALANMCNAGIKMEQMAVASAKACLTFPNFSPSINVITIFNHVMELICIKGLDEDFSSLKL